Proteins encoded in a region of the Streptomyces sp. NBC_01298 genome:
- a CDS encoding chloride channel protein, which translates to MEQARQPASPQQPASLRQLLLAPGTLRLLVLSALIGIPVSLFAFGFVSLEHELQHWLWHTAPDLLGYSRAPWWWGLPTLTLAGLLAAPIITRMAGAGGHVPAYGFGGPPTMPRETPSVILAALACLPLGVMLGPEAPLMAIGSGLALLSIRAAQRATQPELATVLGMAGSTAAISTIFGSPLIPVVMVLEGAALVAGGPRLFVLILPALLASGVGALVFTGFGHWTGLGIGALTLPQEPAAGLPDAGDFLWGIPMAALIGVVVALGKSAGLRVHAWTGTSMQRIVLCAVAVGVCVTGYALITGRSPEEVALSGQNTVGQLAAEPSSWAVGALVALSVFKLIGWSIALGSLRGGPIFPSIMIGAAIGVAFGSLPGFGMGPALAAGICAAGVAGTRLPVTGVVLAAALLGKEAPTLMPLLVISAVTALLASSLIDRARPADPAHLQPAPADA; encoded by the coding sequence ATGGAACAGGCGCGACAGCCCGCATCACCGCAGCAGCCCGCATCGCTCCGTCAGCTCCTCCTCGCCCCCGGGACCCTGCGACTGCTCGTCCTCTCGGCGCTCATCGGGATCCCGGTCTCACTGTTCGCCTTCGGCTTCGTCAGCCTCGAACACGAACTCCAGCACTGGCTGTGGCACACCGCGCCGGACCTGCTCGGCTACTCCCGCGCCCCCTGGTGGTGGGGCCTGCCCACGCTCACCCTCGCCGGACTGCTGGCCGCGCCGATCATCACGCGGATGGCCGGCGCCGGCGGACACGTCCCCGCCTACGGCTTCGGCGGCCCGCCGACCATGCCCCGCGAGACCCCGAGCGTGATCCTGGCCGCGCTGGCCTGTCTGCCCCTCGGTGTGATGCTCGGCCCCGAGGCACCCCTCATGGCGATCGGCAGCGGCCTCGCCCTCCTCAGCATCCGCGCCGCCCAGCGCGCCACCCAGCCCGAGCTGGCCACGGTGCTCGGCATGGCCGGATCCACCGCCGCCATCAGCACGATCTTCGGCAGTCCGCTGATCCCGGTGGTGATGGTGCTGGAGGGAGCCGCCCTCGTGGCCGGGGGCCCGCGCCTGTTCGTACTGATCCTGCCCGCCCTGCTCGCCAGCGGGGTCGGAGCCCTGGTCTTCACCGGCTTCGGCCACTGGACCGGCCTCGGCATCGGCGCGCTGACCCTCCCCCAGGAACCCGCCGCCGGCCTGCCCGACGCGGGCGACTTCCTGTGGGGCATCCCCATGGCCGCCCTGATCGGGGTCGTCGTCGCCCTGGGCAAGTCCGCAGGCCTGCGCGTCCACGCCTGGACGGGCACCTCCATGCAGCGGATCGTCCTGTGCGCGGTGGCCGTCGGCGTCTGCGTCACCGGCTACGCGCTGATCACCGGACGCTCCCCCGAGGAGGTGGCGCTGTCCGGGCAGAACACCGTCGGCCAGCTGGCCGCCGAGCCCTCGTCCTGGGCGGTGGGCGCGCTGGTGGCCCTCTCGGTCTTCAAGCTGATCGGCTGGAGCATCGCCCTGGGCAGCCTCCGGGGCGGCCCGATCTTCCCGTCCATCATGATCGGGGCCGCGATCGGCGTCGCCTTCGGCAGCCTTCCCGGCTTCGGCATGGGACCCGCCCTGGCGGCCGGCATCTGCGCGGCCGGAGTGGCCGGCACCCGGCTCCCGGTGACCGGCGTGGTGCTGGCCGCAGCCCTGCTGGGCAAGGAGGCACCCACGCTGATGCCGCTGCTGGTGATCTCGGCGGTGACGGCCCTCCTGGCCTCCTCCCTGATCGACCGCGCGCGCCCCGCCGACCCGGCCCACCTGCAGCCCGCCCCGGCCGACGCCTGA
- a CDS encoding amino acid--tRNA ligase-related protein: protein MSFSPAQSYQWTGRILQALRRSLLDQDFLEILPALLSSQAEPGARHSVAVLGDRARPHVKDEGDRVSVEGKWAYQLPVSHSVEKQMALEHADRVYCVTPCLRLLMDGEDTSGRHLYTFFQVVVEWRAVDANEVFTVTEGILGGLARQLAPILPEEGHGAAERLAGLRSGPYPRISFAEALDLAGRGPREPQNTDLTHDEERILTEKFTSPFWIHRYPLGVRDSLYQQGEDGLQETYDLMLPAGHGELATGGLRPKDADEISEQSRLLGGEPNHVYAEWKKRSGIQTAGFGLGLERLVRHIAGADSVLDLLAAHDSGPNRRIGSGER from the coding sequence GTGAGTTTCTCGCCCGCGCAGTCGTACCAGTGGACCGGCCGGATCCTTCAGGCCTTGCGCCGCAGCCTTCTCGATCAAGATTTCCTGGAAATTCTTCCCGCACTGCTGTCCTCTCAGGCCGAGCCGGGCGCACGGCACTCCGTCGCGGTCCTCGGGGACCGGGCGCGCCCGCACGTGAAGGACGAGGGCGACCGCGTTTCGGTCGAGGGTAAATGGGCCTATCAGCTTCCCGTGAGTCATTCGGTGGAAAAGCAGATGGCTCTCGAACATGCGGACCGGGTCTACTGCGTCACCCCTTGTCTGCGTCTCCTCATGGACGGCGAGGACACTTCGGGCAGGCACCTGTACACGTTCTTTCAGGTGGTGGTGGAGTGGCGGGCCGTGGACGCGAACGAGGTGTTCACGGTGACCGAGGGCATCCTCGGAGGGCTTGCCCGCCAGCTGGCGCCGATCCTCCCGGAGGAGGGGCACGGGGCCGCGGAGCGCCTGGCCGGCCTGCGGAGCGGCCCCTACCCGCGCATTTCCTTCGCCGAGGCGCTCGATCTCGCCGGGAGGGGACCGCGGGAGCCGCAGAACACCGATCTGACCCATGACGAGGAGCGGATCCTCACCGAGAAATTCACTTCACCGTTCTGGATCCACCGCTATCCGCTCGGCGTACGCGATTCGCTCTACCAGCAGGGTGAGGACGGGCTCCAGGAGACCTACGATCTGATGCTGCCCGCGGGCCACGGTGAACTGGCCACGGGAGGGCTCCGGCCGAAGGACGCGGACGAGATCTCCGAACAGTCCCGGCTGCTCGGCGGTGAGCCGAACCACGTGTACGCGGAATGGAAGAAGCGGTCCGGGATACAGACGGCCGGCTTCGGGCTCGGTCTGGAACGGCTCGTACGGCACATCGCCGGCGCCGACAGCGTCCTGGACCTCCTGGCCGCCCACGACTCCGGCCCGAACCGGCGCATCGGGTCGGGCGAACGGTGA
- a CDS encoding TetR/AcrR family transcriptional regulator, with translation MTPPTRKKSERRSDALSRERIVEAAVDLLDTAGESGLTFRALSERLATGPGAIYWHVAGKGELLAAATEHTVTTALAGGTDGPPEEIRAVALGLFDAIEGHPWLAAQLATQLSHHPSGPVALRVFETIGRQVYALDVPASSWFTATSALVHYILGAAGQHAANRMRARDLGPEADRDAYIDSVAQSWKQLDPGDHPFIRALADQGLDHDDRAQFLAGVDLIVAGMTDPLPFS, from the coding sequence GTGACACCACCGACGCGCAAGAAGTCCGAGCGGCGCAGCGACGCCCTCTCCCGTGAGCGGATCGTCGAGGCCGCCGTCGACCTGCTGGACACCGCGGGCGAGAGCGGGCTGACCTTCCGGGCCCTGAGCGAACGTCTGGCCACCGGCCCCGGGGCCATCTACTGGCACGTGGCCGGCAAGGGCGAACTGCTGGCCGCGGCCACCGAGCACACCGTCACCACCGCCCTCGCCGGCGGGACGGACGGACCGCCGGAAGAGATCCGCGCCGTCGCCCTCGGCCTCTTCGACGCGATCGAGGGGCACCCGTGGCTCGCCGCCCAGCTCGCCACCCAGCTCTCCCACCACCCCTCCGGGCCGGTGGCACTGAGGGTCTTCGAGACCATCGGGCGACAGGTGTACGCGCTGGACGTGCCCGCGAGCAGCTGGTTCACCGCGACGTCCGCGCTGGTGCACTACATCCTCGGCGCGGCCGGCCAGCACGCCGCGAACCGGATGCGCGCCCGCGACCTCGGCCCGGAGGCCGACCGCGACGCCTACATCGACTCAGTGGCGCAGTCGTGGAAACAGCTCGACCCCGGGGACCATCCCTTCATCCGGGCGCTCGCGGACCAGGGACTCGACCATGACGACCGCGCACAGTTCCTCGCCGGTGTCGATCTCATCGTCGCGGGCATGACCGACCCTTTGCCCTTTTCATAG
- a CDS encoding putative quinol monooxygenase translates to MALQDQPAYLIKMRAKPGLGDKLFELATAGMEKSGSSDRFIIAREDADPDVLWNMEVFRSREAKDAYENSPLADELRDEIIGLLAEPPMRIEVHPYSALPAGPA, encoded by the coding sequence ATGGCACTGCAGGACCAGCCCGCGTACCTGATCAAGATGCGGGCCAAGCCCGGACTCGGCGACAAGCTCTTCGAGCTGGCCACGGCCGGGATGGAGAAGTCGGGGTCCTCGGACCGCTTCATCATCGCCCGCGAGGACGCCGACCCCGACGTGCTGTGGAACATGGAGGTGTTCCGGAGCCGCGAGGCGAAGGACGCCTACGAGAACAGCCCGCTCGCCGACGAACTGCGCGACGAGATCATCGGCCTGCTCGCCGAGCCGCCCATGCGGATCGAGGTCCACCCGTACTCGGCCCTGCCCGCCGGCCCGGCCTGA
- a CDS encoding LLM class flavin-dependent oxidoreductase, with product MTLAFHWFLPTYGDGRNVVGGGHDVAAGGKEEQRPATVRYLAQIAVAAEQLGFDGALTPTGAWCEDAWVTTAMLARETERLRFMVALRPGFVSPTLTAQMAATFQRHSEGRLLLHVVTGGESREQRAYGDFLEKDARYGRTGEFLEIVRRLWAGESVDLNGSHLRVEGARLGRLPDPVPSVYFGGSSPAAIEVAALHSDVYLTFGEPPVQVAEKLARVRARAARAGRRLRFGIRLHVITRDTAGQAWAEARRLLDGFGPEAIRSVQAVLRDSESEGQHRMRALHGGRSDDLEITPNLWAGIGLVRGGAGTALVGAHREVADRIIEYHRLGIDEFVLSGVPHLEEAYWFGEGVLPLLAREGLWTHPAHGRAVCD from the coding sequence GTGACCCTGGCCTTCCACTGGTTCCTGCCCACGTACGGCGACGGCCGCAACGTGGTGGGCGGCGGCCACGACGTGGCCGCGGGCGGCAAGGAGGAACAGCGGCCCGCCACCGTCCGCTACCTCGCGCAGATCGCCGTCGCGGCCGAACAGCTGGGCTTCGACGGCGCGCTCACCCCGACCGGTGCCTGGTGCGAGGACGCCTGGGTGACCACCGCCATGCTCGCGCGCGAAACGGAACGCCTCCGGTTCATGGTCGCCCTGCGGCCCGGCTTCGTCTCCCCGACCCTCACCGCCCAGATGGCCGCCACCTTCCAGCGGCACTCGGAGGGCCGGCTCCTCCTCCACGTCGTCACCGGTGGGGAGAGCCGGGAGCAGCGCGCCTACGGTGACTTCCTGGAGAAGGATGCCCGGTACGGCAGGACCGGCGAGTTCCTGGAGATCGTGCGACGGCTGTGGGCCGGCGAGTCGGTCGATCTCAACGGATCGCATCTGCGCGTGGAGGGCGCCCGGCTCGGCCGGCTGCCCGACCCGGTGCCCTCCGTCTACTTCGGCGGATCGTCGCCGGCGGCCATCGAGGTCGCCGCACTCCACAGCGACGTCTACCTGACCTTCGGGGAACCGCCCGTGCAGGTGGCGGAGAAGCTGGCCCGCGTACGAGCACGCGCCGCACGCGCGGGGCGGCGACTGCGGTTCGGCATCCGGCTCCATGTGATCACCCGGGACACCGCCGGGCAGGCGTGGGCCGAGGCCCGGCGGCTGCTCGACGGGTTCGGCCCCGAGGCGATCCGATCGGTCCAGGCGGTCCTGCGCGACAGCGAATCGGAAGGCCAGCACCGGATGCGGGCCCTGCACGGAGGGCGCTCCGACGACCTGGAGATCACGCCCAACCTGTGGGCCGGCATCGGCCTGGTCCGTGGAGGTGCGGGCACGGCCCTGGTGGGAGCACACCGGGAGGTGGCCGACCGGATCATCGAGTACCACCGGCTCGGCATCGACGAGTTCGTGCTCTCCGGCGTCCCGCACCTCGAGGAGGCGTACTGGTTCGGTGAAGGCGTCCTCCCGCTGCTCGCCCGGGAGGGACTCTGGACCCACCCGGCGCACGGCCGAGCGGTGTGCGACTGA
- a CDS encoding TIM-barrel domain-containing protein — translation MRLISIRRSPRRHRAPVAALLAAALAVTGLAAAGSLSSPASAAARAPAPATAGNATGITQSGNTFTIATAGGAKARVVVARADIFRLWLSPDGAFTNDPAGTDLAPTTDFGPVSTAWTDAGTYYKITTGSLTIRANKAPLQFSVYRADNSTLVWQETQPTSWTSSQTTQYLARGTDEQFYGTGLRLGEWALRGKTVPIAVDNKWRENNNASPAPFYVSTNNYGVMRNTWAPGSYGFNAPTTLTHDEKRFDAWYFTGDSLKTVLDAYTDVSGKPFMAPAWGFELGNADCFNASNPTYQGDHDRLRHQTTPDVVGYATDARAADMPSGWFLPNDGYGCGYTAPLKSTVDALKAKGFQTGLWTSTGLGNINDEVGVAGSRGVKTDVAWIGGGYKTAFSGVQQAVDGIEKNSDARRYVWTVDGWAGTQRNAVVWTGDTNGTWDDMRWHVPAVTGAGLSGFNYATGDVDGIFAGSPKTYARDLQWKAFTPAFMTMSGWGATGPTAGYQDKQPWRFAEPYLSINRKYLQLKMRLMPYLYTMSRTAHETGVPSTRAMVLEYPEDPVARGNLTSGQFMAGDSFLVAPVVSDTSVRDGIYLPAGTWTDYWTGKTYAGPGWLNGYQAPLDTLPLFVKGGAIVPMWPQMNYTGEKPVSTLTYDIHPRGATSFSLYEDDGITRAHQSGAFARQQVDVTAPASGSGTVSVSVAAPAGSYTGKPASRGYEFSLHVATAPGTVTVDGAALTRLPGKAAYDAAATGWFFDAADRGGILWIKTGTKSAAFSVSATGTSVPAADPIPVTSSPVPQSAWTLVSADSQETSGENGAARNAFDGNTGTIWHTAWSGSAPAPLPHEIQIDLGARYTADGLGYLPRQDGGVNGRIGGYEVYVSDTTTDWGSPVATGTFADTAALKSVSLSAKAGRYLRLKALTEAGGRGPWTSAAEITLTGRPTPLPAAATLVNGASATCVDLPGSATTPGTQPTLYSCHGGPNQRWTLQGDGRLTGLGGVCLDAATATAVAVQTCNGSSGQSWQTGPDGSLRNSGQCLTPAGSATANGTKLTRVACATTPAQRWTFTP, via the coding sequence ATGAGACTCATCAGCATCCGCAGGAGCCCACGGCGCCACCGCGCGCCGGTGGCGGCGCTGCTCGCCGCGGCCCTCGCCGTGACCGGTCTGGCCGCCGCCGGATCCCTCTCCTCCCCGGCCTCGGCCGCCGCCCGGGCACCGGCCCCCGCCACGGCGGGCAACGCCACCGGCATCACCCAGTCCGGGAACACCTTCACCATCGCAACCGCCGGCGGGGCCAAGGCCCGGGTGGTCGTCGCCCGCGCCGACATCTTCCGGCTCTGGCTCTCGCCCGACGGCGCCTTCACCAACGACCCCGCGGGCACCGACCTCGCCCCCACCACCGACTTCGGCCCGGTGAGCACCGCCTGGACCGACGCGGGTACGTACTACAAGATCACCACCGGTTCCCTGACCATCCGAGCCAACAAGGCCCCGCTACAGTTCTCCGTCTACCGGGCCGACAACTCCACGCTCGTCTGGCAGGAGACCCAGCCCACCTCCTGGACCAGCAGCCAGACCACCCAGTACCTGGCGCGCGGGACGGACGAGCAGTTCTACGGAACGGGCCTGCGGCTGGGCGAATGGGCGCTGCGCGGCAAGACCGTCCCGATCGCGGTCGACAACAAGTGGCGCGAGAACAACAACGCCAGCCCCGCGCCCTTCTACGTGTCGACCAACAACTACGGCGTGATGCGCAACACCTGGGCCCCCGGCTCGTACGGCTTCAACGCGCCCACCACCCTCACCCACGACGAAAAGCGCTTCGACGCCTGGTACTTCACCGGAGACTCCCTCAAAACCGTCCTGGACGCCTACACCGACGTCAGCGGCAAGCCCTTCATGGCTCCGGCGTGGGGCTTCGAGCTCGGCAACGCCGACTGCTTCAACGCGTCCAACCCGACCTATCAGGGCGACCACGACCGGCTCCGCCACCAGACCACCCCGGACGTCGTCGGCTACGCCACGGACGCCCGCGCCGCCGACATGCCCTCGGGCTGGTTCCTGCCCAACGACGGCTACGGCTGCGGCTACACCGCGCCCCTGAAGTCCACGGTCGACGCGCTGAAGGCCAAGGGCTTCCAGACCGGCCTGTGGACCTCGACCGGCCTCGGCAACATCAACGACGAGGTGGGGGTGGCCGGTTCACGGGGCGTGAAGACCGACGTCGCCTGGATCGGCGGCGGCTACAAAACGGCCTTCTCGGGAGTGCAACAGGCCGTCGACGGCATAGAGAAGAACTCCGACGCCCGCCGCTACGTCTGGACCGTCGACGGCTGGGCCGGCACCCAGCGCAACGCCGTCGTCTGGACCGGTGACACCAACGGCACCTGGGACGACATGCGCTGGCACGTCCCCGCCGTCACCGGCGCCGGCCTCTCCGGCTTCAACTACGCCACCGGCGACGTCGACGGCATCTTCGCCGGCAGCCCCAAGACGTACGCCCGCGACCTCCAGTGGAAGGCCTTCACCCCGGCCTTCATGACCATGTCCGGCTGGGGCGCGACCGGCCCGACCGCCGGCTATCAGGACAAGCAGCCCTGGCGGTTCGCGGAGCCCTACCTCTCGATCAACCGCAAGTACCTCCAGCTCAAGATGCGGCTGATGCCGTACCTGTACACGATGAGCCGGACCGCGCACGAGACCGGCGTCCCGAGCACCCGCGCGATGGTCCTGGAGTACCCCGAGGACCCGGTGGCGCGCGGCAACCTGACCAGCGGCCAGTTCATGGCCGGTGACTCCTTCCTCGTCGCGCCCGTCGTCTCCGACACCTCCGTGCGCGACGGCATCTACCTCCCGGCCGGTACGTGGACGGACTACTGGACGGGCAAGACCTACGCCGGGCCGGGCTGGCTCAACGGCTACCAGGCCCCGCTCGACACCCTGCCCCTGTTCGTCAAGGGCGGCGCCATCGTCCCGATGTGGCCGCAGATGAACTACACGGGGGAGAAGCCCGTCTCCACCCTCACCTACGACATCCACCCGCGCGGAGCCACCTCCTTCAGCCTGTACGAGGACGACGGCATCACCCGTGCCCACCAGAGCGGAGCCTTCGCCCGCCAGCAGGTGGACGTCACCGCCCCGGCCTCCGGCTCCGGCACGGTCAGCGTGTCCGTCGCCGCCCCGGCCGGCAGCTACACGGGCAAACCGGCCTCGCGCGGCTACGAGTTCAGCCTCCACGTGGCCACCGCGCCCGGCACGGTCACCGTGGACGGCGCCGCCCTCACCCGCCTGCCCGGCAAGGCCGCCTACGACGCCGCGGCCACGGGCTGGTTCTTCGACGCGGCCGACCGCGGCGGCATCCTGTGGATCAAGACCGGTACGAAGTCGGCCGCGTTCAGCGTCTCGGCCACCGGAACCTCCGTCCCGGCCGCGGACCCCATCCCGGTCACCTCCAGCCCGGTCCCGCAGTCGGCCTGGACCCTGGTCTCCGCCGACAGCCAGGAGACCAGCGGCGAGAACGGCGCCGCCCGCAATGCCTTCGACGGGAACACCGGGACCATCTGGCACACCGCCTGGTCCGGCTCCGCCCCCGCGCCGCTCCCGCACGAGATCCAGATCGACCTCGGCGCCCGCTACACGGCCGACGGCCTCGGCTACCTGCCCCGCCAGGACGGCGGGGTCAACGGCCGGATCGGCGGCTACGAGGTCTACGTCTCGGACACCACCACCGACTGGGGATCCCCCGTGGCCACCGGCACCTTCGCCGACACGGCGGCCCTCAAGTCGGTCTCCCTGTCCGCCAAAGCGGGCCGCTACCTCCGCCTCAAGGCCCTGACCGAGGCGGGCGGCCGCGGCCCCTGGACCAGCGCCGCCGAGATCACCCTCACCGGCCGCCCGACCCCGCTGCCCGCGGCCGCCACCCTGGTCAACGGTGCCTCGGCCACCTGCGTCGACCTCCCGGGCAGCGCCACCACCCCCGGCACCCAGCCCACCCTCTACAGCTGCCACGGCGGCCCCAACCAGCGCTGGACCCTGCAGGGCGACGGCCGGCTGACCGGCCTCGGCGGAGTCTGCCTGGACGCCGCCACGGCCACCGCCGTCGCCGTCCAGACCTGCAACGGCAGCTCCGGCCAGAGCTGGCAGACCGGCCCGGACGGCAGCCTGCGCAACTCCGGCCAGTGCCTGACCCCGGCCGGCTCCGCCACGGCCAACGGCACCAAGCTCACCCGGGTCGCCTGCGCCACGACCCCGGCCCAGCGCTGGACGTTCACCCCCTGA
- a CDS encoding SDR family NAD(P)-dependent oxidoreductase, giving the protein MAEVRTGGLGFFDLAGKVAVVTGGSSGIGAACARRLAEAGARVVVGYDSGEGRAKDLLAALPGEGHVAIRIPLDDSAAVRRAAGLVADRHGVVDVLVNSAGTTKQVAHADLDGLTDAEFDRILTVNVRGTFSVIRAFTPLLRSSGDAVVATISSISGSTGLGSSIAYCAAKAGLDVMTTSLARVLGPQVRVFNLSPAAVDTGFVPGRDPAAVRTQAASAPLRIAADPDDVACSLIGAVTSLRLSTGTVVVIDGGVHL; this is encoded by the coding sequence ATGGCCGAAGTGCGTACGGGTGGCCTCGGATTCTTCGATCTGGCCGGCAAGGTGGCTGTCGTCACCGGCGGCAGCAGCGGCATAGGGGCCGCGTGCGCCCGGCGTCTCGCCGAGGCCGGAGCCCGGGTGGTCGTCGGCTACGACTCCGGCGAGGGCCGCGCGAAAGATCTTCTCGCCGCCCTTCCCGGCGAGGGGCACGTCGCGATACGCATACCGCTCGACGACTCCGCCGCCGTGCGCAGGGCCGCCGGCCTCGTCGCCGACCGCCACGGTGTGGTCGACGTACTGGTCAACTCGGCCGGCACCACCAAGCAGGTCGCCCATGCCGACCTCGACGGGCTGACGGACGCGGAGTTCGACCGGATCCTGACCGTGAACGTACGGGGCACCTTCTCCGTGATCCGCGCGTTCACCCCGCTCCTGCGGTCCTCCGGTGACGCGGTCGTCGCCACCATCTCCTCGATATCCGGCTCCACCGGGCTGGGGAGCAGCATCGCCTACTGCGCCGCCAAGGCGGGCCTGGACGTCATGACCACATCGCTGGCGCGCGTGCTCGGCCCCCAGGTGCGCGTCTTCAACCTCTCGCCGGCAGCGGTCGACACCGGCTTCGTCCCCGGCCGCGATCCGGCCGCGGTCCGTACCCAGGCGGCGTCGGCGCCGCTCCGGATCGCCGCGGACCCGGACGACGTGGCCTGCTCCTTGATCGGCGCCGTCACGTCGCTGCGGCTCAGCACCGGCACCGTCGTCGTCATCGACGGCGGCGTACACCTGTAG
- a CDS encoding aminoglycoside phosphotransferase family protein — protein MPAAKTPAAKTPAAKAPAGKMHADEPDIDAALVRGLIAGQFPRWAGLPVERVDSAGTSNAMYRLGADLVVRLPRTPGAAGDVAMEHVWLPRLAPGLPAAIPAPIGMGRPAEGYPWSWSVFGWVPGENPVPGRIAEPDLLARDLAEFVSALHRADPADAPASYRGETLTARDAATRTAIAELGASADAGLDARAATALWEEALRAGPWPGPPVWIHADLQPGNLLLADGRLAAVIDFGCAGLGEPAVDLIAAWYVLPASARPAFRAALDADGAMWTRARGWALSIALMELTYYRETNPVMAAIARHVIGELLAGG, from the coding sequence ATGCCCGCCGCGAAGACCCCGGCCGCGAAGACCCCAGCCGCGAAAGCCCCCGCCGGGAAAATGCACGCCGACGAACCCGACATCGACGCCGCCCTCGTGCGCGGGCTGATCGCCGGCCAGTTCCCGCGGTGGGCGGGGCTGCCCGTCGAGCGGGTCGACTCCGCCGGCACCTCCAACGCGATGTACCGGCTGGGCGCGGACCTGGTCGTACGCCTTCCGCGCACGCCGGGCGCGGCCGGGGACGTGGCCATGGAGCACGTCTGGCTGCCGCGGCTCGCTCCGGGCCTGCCGGCCGCCATTCCCGCTCCGATCGGCATGGGCCGGCCGGCCGAGGGCTATCCCTGGTCCTGGTCCGTCTTCGGCTGGGTCCCCGGCGAGAACCCCGTACCCGGCCGGATCGCGGAGCCGGACCTCCTGGCCCGGGACCTGGCGGAGTTCGTCTCCGCACTGCACCGGGCCGATCCGGCGGACGCCCCGGCCTCCTACCGCGGCGAGACCCTGACGGCCCGGGACGCCGCGACCCGTACCGCGATCGCGGAACTGGGCGCGAGCGCCGACGCCGGCCTGGACGCGCGGGCGGCGACCGCCCTGTGGGAGGAGGCCCTGCGGGCCGGGCCCTGGCCCGGGCCGCCCGTCTGGATCCACGCCGACCTACAGCCCGGGAACCTGCTCCTCGCGGACGGAAGGCTCGCCGCCGTCATCGACTTCGGCTGCGCCGGCCTCGGCGAACCGGCCGTCGACCTGATCGCCGCCTGGTACGTCCTCCCGGCCTCCGCCCGCCCCGCCTTCCGGGCAGCACTGGACGCGGACGGGGCGATGTGGACCCGCGCCCGCGGCTGGGCCCTGTCGATCGCCCTCATGGAACTGACCTACTACCGGGAGACGAACCCGGTCATGGCGGCCATCGCCCGCCACGTCATCGGCGAACTCCTCGCCGGCGGCTAG
- a CDS encoding LysR family transcriptional regulator, which yields MTLDDLRVFVAVCRAGSLSAVARDLGRTQSAVSQHIRRLEKETGAALLERHPRGVSPTGAGLILRAAAADGIAGLDGALRRLDALVRGDGGSVRVTTGATTVRHFMAEAIVAFRRGHPRVSLEFRTENSSRSCFEALAAEDLDLAWITIGAPVRGIEQRPVMRLPWVLAVGADDPLAARSSLEPADLGGIRHIRLPENSASRAHLDAALADAGIRISSDTSAADWDTALLLAELGLGHAVVPALPGWQVPGSEGPLRLVPVPALPPLTVGWAVRRWSALAPLARAFADEVARGCVARASVPGRRRGGES from the coding sequence GTGACCCTTGATGATCTCCGCGTCTTCGTCGCCGTCTGCCGGGCCGGCAGTCTCAGCGCCGTCGCCCGCGACCTCGGCCGCACCCAGTCGGCCGTCAGCCAGCACATCCGCCGCCTGGAGAAGGAGACCGGCGCCGCGCTCCTGGAGCGCCATCCGCGCGGAGTCTCGCCCACCGGGGCCGGTCTGATCCTGCGGGCGGCCGCCGCCGACGGCATCGCCGGGCTCGATGGAGCCCTGCGCCGACTCGACGCCCTCGTACGGGGCGACGGCGGCTCCGTCCGGGTCACCACCGGGGCCACCACGGTGCGCCACTTCATGGCCGAGGCGATCGTCGCCTTCCGGCGCGGCCATCCGCGGGTCAGCCTGGAGTTCCGGACCGAGAACTCCAGCCGGAGCTGCTTCGAAGCCCTCGCCGCCGAGGACCTCGACCTCGCGTGGATCACCATCGGCGCCCCCGTGCGGGGCATCGAGCAGCGCCCCGTCATGCGACTGCCCTGGGTCCTCGCGGTCGGCGCCGACGATCCGCTCGCGGCCCGCTCCAGCCTTGAGCCGGCCGACCTCGGCGGCATCCGGCACATCCGGCTGCCCGAGAACTCCGCCTCCCGCGCCCACCTCGACGCCGCCCTCGCCGACGCCGGCATCCGGATCAGCTCCGACACCAGCGCCGCCGACTGGGACACCGCCCTCCTCCTCGCCGAACTGGGCCTCGGCCACGCCGTCGTACCCGCCCTGCCCGGTTGGCAGGTCCCCGGATCAGAGGGACCGCTGCGCCTGGTGCCGGTCCCCGCCCTCCCGCCGCTCACCGTCGGCTGGGCCGTCCGGCGCTGGTCCGCCCTCGCCCCGCTCGCCCGCGCCTTCGCCGACGAGGTGGCCCGCGGCTGCGTGGCCCGCGCCTCCGTCCCGGGCCGGCGGCGGGGCGGGGAGTCGTGA
- a CDS encoding YunG family protein has protein sequence MTPFLLTDIDRAVRSSWSEQTCTPEYRDRWTRENPARDQCGVTAMVLNDLLGGELIRGEVLVDGERVDYHWWNRLGMGIEIDLTREQFGPKEKITEGIVMSRPPEGEWRRLRTEYELLRDEVMAKLARTAEA, from the coding sequence ATGACGCCTTTCCTTCTGACCGACATCGACCGTGCCGTCCGCAGCAGTTGGAGCGAGCAGACGTGCACGCCCGAGTACCGCGATCGATGGACCCGGGAGAACCCGGCCCGCGACCAGTGCGGTGTGACCGCCATGGTCCTCAACGACCTGCTGGGCGGCGAGCTGATCCGCGGCGAGGTCCTCGTCGACGGCGAGCGCGTGGACTACCACTGGTGGAACCGCCTGGGTATGGGCATAGAGATCGACCTCACCCGCGAGCAGTTCGGCCCGAAGGAGAAGATCACCGAGGGCATCGTCATGTCCCGTCCGCCGGAGGGCGAATGGCGCCGTCTGCGCACGGAGTACGAGCTCCTGCGCGACGAGGTGATGGCCAAGCTCGCCCGTACGGCTGAGGCCTGA